The following proteins come from a genomic window of Streptomyces sp. NBC_01716:
- the rplD gene encoding 50S ribosomal protein L4, which translates to MSSTIDIMSPSGDKTGTVELPAEIFDAKVSIPLIHQVVVAQLAAARQGTHKVKRRGEVRGGGKKPYRQKGTGRARQGSTRAPQFAGGGVVHGPTPRDYSQRTPKKMKVAALRGALTDRARNARIHVVSDVVEGVASTKAAKTLLGKVSERKNVLLVVERSDENAWLSARNLPEVHLLDPGQLNTYDVLVSDDVVFTKAAFESFVSGGAARQTAETEGSEA; encoded by the coding sequence ATGAGCAGCACCATCGACATCATGTCGCCCTCGGGCGACAAGACCGGGACCGTCGAGCTCCCGGCCGAGATCTTCGACGCCAAGGTCAGCATCCCGCTGATCCACCAGGTCGTCGTCGCGCAGCTGGCCGCCGCCCGTCAGGGCACGCACAAGGTCAAGCGCCGTGGCGAGGTCCGTGGTGGTGGCAAGAAGCCTTACCGCCAGAAGGGCACCGGCCGCGCCCGTCAGGGTTCGACCCGTGCGCCGCAGTTCGCCGGCGGTGGCGTCGTACACGGCCCCACCCCGCGTGACTACTCGCAGCGGACCCCGAAGAAGATGAAGGTCGCCGCCCTGCGCGGGGCCCTCACCGACCGGGCCCGCAACGCCCGTATCCACGTCGTCTCCGACGTGGTCGAGGGCGTGGCGTCCACCAAGGCCGCCAAGACCCTGCTCGGCAAGGTCAGCGAGCGCAAGAACGTGCTCCTGGTCGTCGAGCGGAGCGACGAGAACGCGTGGCTGTCCGCGCGCAATCTCCCCGAGGTCCACCTGCTGGACCCGGGACAGCTCAACACGTACGACGTGCTTGTCTCCGACGACGTGGTCTTCACCAAGGCCGCCTTCGAGTCCTTCGTGTCCGGCGGGGCTGCGCGACAGACTGCCGAGACCGAGGGGAGCGAAGCCTGA